ttgcatctctctctctcacaaacacaaaaacacacacacaaacacacacgcacccacacacaaacacacacacacacacacacaaacacacgcaaacacacacacaccacacacacgcactcaaacacacacatacaaacacacacacaaacacacacaaacacacacacacacacacacgcactcaaacacacacacacacacacacacacacacacacacaccacacacatgcactcaaacacacacacacacacacaaacacacatacacaaggcAAACAATATCCAACAGAAATATTGTCCAGATGCTACAAGCAGTACCACGCTCAAAGATTATGACAAACACAATGAAACAGAATGACCAAAGtataaattttattgtaaattatttatttgtgtttaatagAGTAAAGGTTGAACAACaggtttatcattttttaatgtgGTAAGTTTCGAAACGGAGTACGAGATAAATGACTGTTACACGGTTTAAgtaggaaaagaaggaaaatagtCTCATAGCAGTTAAAGTTTTAATGCTGTATCATTAGCAATATCTGTAACTGTCAGTCTCCTTCAAGACGACACCGCCATCATGACTTTTCTGTACTGTGGCTATAAATAACTCCTGTCAAAGCAAGGTGTGTTTTCATCAGTGAAAGTTTAACGCTAGTTAATGTAAATGTGTAGACaaaaactgttgtgtgtatatttaaGTTTTAGTTATTGTTTACATTCAGCAGACATCAGCACGAACCGTGAAACCCTTTTCTGTGATGTCTTCTGAAACAGAATTACTAGTCTCATTATGTCTTTTGTGCTAGCCTACACTTTTCTTGTAGACACTAACTTTTTACTGTGTTATCCTGCATTTTGAGCTGTCTACTATCCACTGTTACATGTGTAGTCATGTGAGTTACAGCAAGCTGCTGCAAGGAACAACTTCATGACTGTAATCAACCGACTACTAATGTAGAGCACACGGTAGCAGCGTGTCATGACGAAAACGCGCCAGGTCAAGTCGGCGGCTGCAAGTTTCGCTGAGTCAGCTGTCGGCTGCAGTGACGTCACTCGGCAGTTGCACGGCGGGAAAAGTTGAGCGGCGGATCGTCTGCCTTCGCTGTTGTCATAGGCACGTAAGCATTGCACTTTGATCCTTTGTTTAAAGTTTGTGTAAATGGCGACATTCACGCTGCACGCGCTTGATTCACTGATCTTGCTGTTGACGCCATGTCGCGGTTTTGAGAGAAAGtttgagcagacgacagggcGAGAAGCCGTTAAACTGTCAGCATGATGTCAACAGTCACTCTGTTTGTGGTGGCCACGGTCACTGTCTcactaccaccacacacacacacagctaccaCATACTGCAACTCAATCCCCAAACATGGGCTTTTGTTCAGCTATCAcctgttaatttttattttatttcaattagtTTTCTTCGCGACATCACTGATAATACTGTAAAAGGAAACCTTTACTAGAAGCGTATAGTTCATGACCATCTCTGCTgatagtttacattttaaaattagtagtgaatacgtgtgtgtgtgtgtgtgtgtgtgtgtgtgtgtgtgtgtgtgtgtgtgtgtgtgtgtgtgtgtgtgtgtgtgtgtgtgtgtgtgtgtgtgtgtgtgtgtgtgtgtgtgtgttcactttTCTCTTATTCTAATCTGACAACATGATTAATTTAAAGCAGAACTCCATTATGAATTTGTTCTCAgtcagaaaatgtcagcatttTAGTCTCTATTTTCAGGAAAGATGTTTTACAGCCAGACCATACTGTGTCGACGTGGGAGGTTTGGCATCATATGGTATGTAAACATTGTCTTTAATTAACACATCTTGCATATATGTCAACAGGTAACTTGTCATTCGAATCGTATTTGCGTTCTAATGCTTTTAGCATTTCATGTGCctaaaaacgaaagaaaagaacgaagtaaaaaaaaaattaaataacctATAACCTGGAGTATGGGTAAAAGTTTTACCATGTCTAGAGCTGAGAATTCTTTTGTCTTCCTTATAAAGTCGACCCTCAGTTATTAACAGGACAGAGGTATGTTTGCAGGATGGAGTCATCaagtattttattataatacaaTTGAAAGAATCCACACACTACTCAGAAACAGTACAAATGGAGAACTAGATACGGTAGCATCCCCCTATTCACATTCCCCAACAGCACATGATGCCAAACATACATTGGTCCCCTGGGGAGGTACATTGATCCATATACTCTCTATGTAGTCTCCTTGAGCCATTCCATCGTCAGCACCACTCGACCGAGACTGCTTTGGTGCGGGTGGCAAACAACTTATTGTCTCATGTGAGCATGGCCTCATTCAGTCCTGTCTGTGCTTGATCTGTCTGCTGCTTTTAACACTTTGGACAATCACATTGTCTTACAGAGGCTTCATACCACCTTCGGCCTGGTTCACTCCTATTtgtctatatatctatatatgtctATAAGCGTCCACGGCTTCCTATCAAAACCTACTGCTGTGCAATATAGAGAGCATTGGGCCTCTCATGTTTACTGCCTGTGTCCAGCCACGTGGTCCTGTGATTAGCCACTCTGGCTTGCAGTATCACATGTATGCTGACAATACTCAGCTCCCAACTTCTGACCCAGCTTGCCAATTCCACAGACTATTCGCCAGCACTCAACAAACTCGATTATGTCAAACACTTCATGATGAAGAGGAATTTACAGATCAACgcgggaagaaaagaaagttatttcGAACACCTGCCTTCGTCGCCATCACTTAGTTTCTCTGGATCAGTCACTACTCTTTCCCAGTCTGTCAGGAACCTTGTGTAATCTTTGACACATCATTGTGTGTAGAGAATCATGTTATCTCTGCAGATCCATTTTTCTTGAAGTGTGTGTCCTCTCTGTTACTTTTTCCAGGCATGCTGGCCTTGGTATTGTCTAGGCTCGACTATCATAACTCAACGTTGGTTCATCTCCACGACCGAGTGTTCTACAAGCTGCAGGGAGCTCGGCACATGCTCGCATTGTATTCCACGAGCGGCAGGCTGATCATGGCTCACTACTTGCGCACTGGCTGCCAGTTCGGGCTCGCATCAAATTCCAGATCGCCATCCAGTCTGTTTTAGCTTGTGTTGCTCTACCATCCTGGCAGGTCAGCTTTTCTCTGCCCACACCAGTTTTCTCACTGTCCTACGTATCAGACTGGAGATACGTCgctccttccttttctctggTCCCGCATTTAGAATGCCATGCTTCTGTCTCTCTACAGTCGAGGCGCTACATGCATTCCAGTCTGGACTTACCTCATCTGGAAATACCTTCAGAAATCTGTTTACCCTTACTGTTACTTTCTACACCTTCTATCTCTGGGTTCCTTTAAGTTCTTTGCAATattcactgtgcatgtgtgcttgtatgtTTGCCTGCTTGTGATCTCATTTTTTGTGATACGACATCAATACTAACTGCTCATGTATCTTGTAAAGCACATGGATCTCGCCTTTGTCACAGGAAATGAATTATAtaaatgctgttgttgtttttgttgttgggatAAAGTTTAGTCTCTTCTTTCAGGATGGAGGCAACTGGAGTTCGAAAACTACCCAGACGACAAATCATGAGTGTGAATATTATACGGACATGGTAACTCAATAGTTTTTACATGATTTATTAGAATACTTGAATATATCAAACTGTCTGTGTGGCAAACTTCACACAGCATTCGCTTGGAAACTAGATATGTTGATGTACACTACAGACTTCTAAGACATGTTTTCACGTCCCCAGCAGAGACATTCTGGAGAAAATTCCCACCAAAGTGCCGCGAGTTCCGCGGGAAGGGGAGTTGCCTCAGACCTTTTCCCTCTACCTTTCCGCGCAGCTGATGTTTGGCACAGTGTGCGTCTACAAGAAGCAACAGGAGTACCTGCTTGGTGAGAACAAACCTTCACAAAGTCACATATGCTTAACCACTTTATTTCCCTAAAGTTTGCAacccttcttttatttctccactccttttttcattttttctttccttttgtttttgtcccgTCTTTCGTTTCTTTGTTGCTATAAGTCTATCGGCATTATTGATCAAAcgcttatttttttataggaaaagaaaaaaagggataGGTTCAGAAAGGGTATTCCTATTTGACAATGATAACATAATCTTGATGAAATTATTTCATgccattttctgtgtgtgtttgcatttgGCGGGTTGAGGGGAGTGGGTGGCGCAAGAGATGGGGcgaataaaaatacattctcTGCATTTTGCTACATAATAATTActctaaacattttataatcttACTCTTTCCTACGGTTACACATAAAAACTTAGCTTCCAATAAAGCAGAATGGGTTAAGTGGAATGAAAGGGCccaacaaaatataattacgGAGTTATTTTATCAAGAACTaataattaatacaaataaataagactTTCTGTAAGTAGAACAATCACTCATTTTTGTAGACTCGCTATAAATGAAGCAGTATAAGCTACGGTCACAAACTTCGGGGGTTTTTGATACTAGAGAGGGGACTGAAAAGCAAAGTAAAGTCACTTCTAACTTCTGAGACAGCCGGACTTAGCAGGTGTATCTACAATCGAGGAACATAGAAAATATCTGTGAAGTGTTTCTTGCTTCAAGCTAACCTTTTAAAAAGCGATTGTAGCATGATCAATATTTAACAACTTTACAATTGAGCTATACACCATTGCTTCTACagtctttttaaatttcagctGATGCCTATTACATTTTCTTAGTAAAAAGATTTAATGAACTTTTGCAATGGTTTACCATAAATGTCTTGAAACAATCTGTTATTCAAGTTTCCCTGTGTACCCAGTTAACTGCCTGTATGTACAGATGATATTAAGCTTTCCTCACAAAAGGTCTTCCACGGCTGTGATCTGTGTTTTACTAGTTCTCTACCTATATTGATGAGTTCTGTTTACAGACACACTTTGGTGTTTACCTTCCTACACACTGTCCTTAAGACCCCAGAGGAGTTCTGAAAACTGATCACCACTAGTTAACATGCGGAAGCCTCTGAGCATTAATTTAGCAATTGTTCGAATCAATTGATCCATGAAATATTCACAACTGTtatcacaagaaaaacaagtggCAATGATTGTCGAATTCGGTCAGGGGATGAAATTCAGGTGAATATTCCCGTGTGCACAAAACACTGTGACTGTAGGGTTAAAATGGCGCAAAGATAATTTAGTCTTCTATTTCTAGTATCTATTCTTTGTAGTGCCCAGGTCCACTTTGATTATTCGGACTGAaaattacacatattttttcagtgtttatgtgtatgtgcgtcTTTTTGCATGTActgtatgtaggtgtgtctgAATGTTCAAATGTGTGAGTTTTTGTGTACATGCAAGTGGAGTTGTATTTGATGACGATTTACTTCTTTTTCGGAGAGCTAGAGAAAATAGTTTCCGGACTATGgaactttttcttctctcaacCATCAAGCCCCTTGCTTTTTGAAGCAGCTTAGTATCTCAAGCTATTTATGTTTTGCAGTGGACGCAACTTCCTTCAGGACGCGCATTCGACTGGAACTCAGCAGCGCCATAGCCGACAACGATCTTGTGTCAGTAGCAAAGTGAGTGGTGTCAAATATACTCCTAGAGAAACTGAAATATACCATCTTATTACTCATCAAAATGACTTATCGTGTTGTTTTAAGATGGgaatttgtttaaaagtttgtagTGTTACCATATTAACATATTTCTCGCTGTGCCATTCTAACTTCATGATATTGCTGTAATGCTCATTATTCAGACATTATTAGGCCTAAGAAACACTTCGAGGGTCCTCTCACACATGAAATCCCGTCTTGAAAGTATACTCTCTTGAATACTGAgctaaattttaataataatttcacaCAATATGTTTTTGCCTAAAAACAAGGTGCGTGTTCATATgcttatttctgtttgtgattttgtgttATGTATTTGTTcgtttactttaaaatttattgtttacagaaCGATTTCGAATATGCGAATATGGCTGCGTATAAAGTCGCCCATTGCTTTCAACGTCTAACCTTTTCTACCCAGAAAATTCAGGTTTCCAATCGAGATGTTTGATATTTAGCTGTAGTCACAGAGATGGCGAGTGAAGACAGTTGGCGTTTGACAGGGTCAGAAAGGTGCAAATCCGGAGAGTCCAGTGTTTAATGGGCTGCACAACGATGTCGACAACACAACTCATCCATCGGGTGGTAGATCCCGAATGTCATACCTTGAATGTTTACAGATAGTTCTCAACCGGTCTTCTTTGTGTGGCTTCATGCAGGCATGTTCAATTGCCTGTCCATGATGTCGGACACCACTCACATGCACGATACAGTTGAAGACCTACTGCAACTGATGACACTCAAACACGCCGGCAATGATATATGCGGCCACGAGGATTGTGGGACATTTTCATTTAAGAGACTATATTGCGGCTCACAGAGCTCAGAGGGGCTTTTTGTTGTGAGCATTGGTACTTACAGACGTAGGTCAGTAATAGTCTACAGCCTCCATATATCTGAAAATATGTGTCACAGTCACTAGGTCAAAAGCAGCCTGAGATTAGAGAGTGGATGATCAGAGTAGATGTTTGCTGGTGACAGTGAGCTATCATGATCAAGAATGATAAGAAATATGATTCAGATGATACTACAGCTAAACCATTTGCAGTTTATAGACACACTAGTTAGGTGTGTCTGGCCAGAACCAGTCATGTAGATCTCAGGTAGTTAATGTTACAGTTAGGTCTCATTTAACGCTTGTGAAGAGTTTGGTATTCATAGAATTTCGGGGATGCAGGAGAAACCAAGCCATTGATGCCGTACAGTCGGTGCTACCAACAGCTAGTAGCGGCAAGGAACTGCTGCTGTCTGAATGTGACACGAAGTCTTTAATTCTATCGGCAACCTAAAGTGTCATTCTGTTCTTCATGCGGCACATTTCTCACTCCAACAAACCGGAGACAAAGGAGGGTTAAGACTCACTGACATGGGGTGGACTGACATCCGTTGTTGGGCGCTTAGCATCTGTGTACTATCCAAGGAAGTTATTGGAAAAAAGGTCACGAACCATTGCTGGGTGAAGCCTGTGCCTACACTGTCCGAGTCGCCTGAGATAACCTGCTTCTTTTTTTGAGCATGCCAAAATACAGAGATTTGGAGACAAAACTAGTAGCATCTCAAGCGATAATGAGGAAGAACGAACATGAACGATTCCCGATTGACTAGTCTTTTCTGATGTACTGGAGGCATGACAAAGTAGCATGTCCCAAGACCCCGAGAGTCAACGCATGTGATACAACAAGGGAGGCCACCTAGAGAAATAAAGATTACCCTGTGGCACCATGTAGGGACCTGCTTCATTGCTGTATGATGAAAGTGCATACGAAGCAATGAAGCAGATCTTGGACACCTTACTAGCTTAAAACTGAAGGATTTGGGGGGCGCCCTCGACCATCCACAGCTTAATTTTGATGGAAATATTGATGTTGAGCAGATTTGGTGTGAGAAGGGGAAAACAGAGTTGAGGGCTGCTACGTTACAGTAACTGTCTATATATTGGTGAATATATCCCAGCTTGatgaaatataattaatgtTGGTTCCAAAATACACAGAATAAGTACTCATGATGTCAGaatcatcataattattatgaGTATCAGGCATTCAGTGGAAATTAGGCTCGCACATATTTACATTCCCCGAAATATTCGGGTAGGTTACGtgataattaataataataataataataataataataataatcataatcataatcatcatcatcatcatcatcatcataatcataataatcataataatcataataattgtAGACTCAAGATGCTATTTAAATCATCGTTTTAATTagtcctaacaacctttcccataatgctagtcctttttcacacacttccttttgtaatatcatgttactctcagctcttgttcttgttatttggttcctttttgtgttttctgtatttgattttattctttgtttagtacggttgttgattcttttataattcacatgttatttgtttgttttcctgtccctcgtatgctgtccatgtttcgttcttgttcttaagcgcgaAGAGCTTGCTcattaggagtgtgagtatgcactttacaaatttttgcaattatcctcctcctcctcatcctcctcctcctcctcctcctcctcctcctcatcatcatcatcatcatcatcatcgtcatcaggTAAGAGAAAAGAGTGGGcctatatttacatttatacaaaAGGGTTAAATGCATGCCAGGTGATTACTATCTGTTGCAGACCAGACCAGATCACGATGCCAGATCCAGTGAAAATGGCGGGGCCAAAGCAGAGTGGCTTCGATCCATACTTTGGGCTCTTCAAAGATATTGACGTAGAGAACGTGCAACTGCCGGAGGTGCAGGGAGTGGATGAAGGAGaagaggtgggtgggtgaaatGAAGGTCGCTCTTGATTTGCTCCGACTGTTATGCTAATAGTGAGGTGAAAGGTAAATAAAGATCTGCAGATATCCCTTTGGTGTGTGCGGGCGAAGATAACATTGTGATAAGTACTTCCTGCATCGCGTATTCTCAGCTTACAAGTTTCAGTTCTTCCTTTATCAAGCTTAAAATCAAATGTCTCCTATTTCATTCACGGCGGCGGCTGTTCGAATTCTTTAGTGTTTTTCGCTTGCATGATTTCCAGATAATTCTCTGTCAGTAACTCACAAAGTTGTTGCACCGACAGACTTGTTAGTATTCTCAGAAAATACAGCAAGGGAAAGTTGATTggattaaataatttaaaagaccATTGAAAGCCAGAATATTTTATGCATTCCAGTTATCTGTGTTTCTTTTCTAAATACTCGGCTTCTTTTCTGATACAAAGAGACTGAGAGGTACACTTTCACGACAAGAAAAATTTTGCAAATGAATGAAGTTAAATGAACTGTCAAACATGAgaacgaagaagaaagaaatctcTTTGTTTCCATTTCCATTTCTCCGCACATCAGGCTGTAAACTGTGAACACCACCTGGGCTATGTTAATCATTTGGAGAAAAACTGTAATGTTACGAGAACATGCTGTCCATCCGAATTACAACAGTAGGATATCTTTGTCTCTAAACCGGTAGGAGATTCCAGAGCAAGAACAAACAATGTCACTTCCTTTAGCCGGTCAAGTGTTTCGACCAGGTACAATAAAAGTTgcgtttatttgttattttatttacttattatttctttttttttaatggtgagttttttaatgtctgcgtttagctttctttgcttttggtttatttactttaattgatttatttttgtgaaagctTTTGAAAAAGTGCAAGTACAGATTTTTAACTTATTTACttttagctttattttattttccatatttattttaattcacaaTTTACTTTAAATGTACTGATATTACTATTTTCTATGAAAGAATAAGGGATGTGTACTCTTAcccaaacagaagaaaatatagcAAGCTGCACTACTTGACTATACAACATTCCTTACAACTTTACCATTAGCGGAAATGTTCCCCTATCTCTGGTGAAActgttattatatttaatttgcCATTATAATTCATGTATTTTATTAGAACGTGACAGATTTTAATGTAATAAACTATACCTTGTAGTGCGATATTTTATACACAGTGAAGGATTGTAAATCATGTAGTGATGAAACTGTAAATGTACAcccatacatacacacatatccaacTGTATAAACACTGCTGTAACATTCTGCAGTTCCATTCTAGAAGTGAGGTCAAATGCCATTTAATTTCTGTTGATGATGGCAGAATTTGGAAGTCCCCATACAGTTTCTAGTATGGAGGAGATCACCATGAAGGAAGTTTCAGAACAAAGGGGCCTGTTTGAAACAGAGGTATGCATACCATTGCTCTATAGAATAGCAGGTGAAGGTAATGGAAATCCTTTATTTTGATACAGAACAGTCCATGGTCAACgaggttttgtgtttgtgatgcAATGTGCCTGCTTACAatcatgcacacgcacgcacacaggcacgcacacatatacatgtacacacattgaTCTCACATCGGAGACTGGCGACATGCGATCGACTCATTTGCCTCAAATCGCATACACCAGGTGCATGCTTTTCACAGTAAaggtttataaatatataaatagctAGTGAGTTAACAATATAATTAAAGGCTCATGCGTAGCAGCagggtaacaaacaaacaaacataaaattagcAGATTAACAGTAGCAGTTTGAAATAGCAGGGTGGGGAAGTGAGTCAGTCAGTGTGTTTGCTTGTACGTCTAGGCATACTAACAAAtgtcaacaagtaaacaaattagagacaaataaatatacagcGAAAGTGAAGTACAATGGTTTAGTTACAATGTTCCTAACTCGTGTAATACACTCTTACATCTAAGATTCCAGGAGAGAAAGACCTTCCACCTCTTGAAGGTCTAGAACTTCAAGCTCTGACGGAGGAATATATGCAAGCAGAACTGAGTCCCGAGGCTCCTGAGTAAGTGTAGGACATAGACACGTGTGTGCAAACAAcgaacattttattctttcttaataACAGCTGATgttatactttttaaattccCGTATTGAATTCAGCATTTTCTATAAGATTATTAATATAAGCTCGTTTAGGAGCAGTACTTTTTGATAGATAATTAACACggttatttaatatttaattattgcaCACCGGGTGTGTGAAAGATGTACAGTATGTGAATTAATGTTGGCTAGCTAAAGGGAGGCTAGTGCTACAAGGCCGCTTTCTCCATTTTCCTGTGTATCCTCCCCTTTACCTAAACAAGTGCCTGCAGTCATGCTGTCCCGACgcaattaaattttattaaataaaaagaacctATTTGGCCATTTCAATGATTGATCTGCATCTAGAAACATTTGGCGGAAATCTATAACATATGTAAGTGGTATTAACTATAATGACATTTGTCATAAATCAGTTATCAAGCTGTATTCCCACagtagagaaaagaaaacgataTTACTAACTTTTAGTAGTCAAGCTTTGTTTACGATTCCTTGAATAACAGCTACGGCTGTTCTTTATTAGTACAGCGGATGTTTGCTTTACTAGTACTGCTGTGCCATCTTCTCTACAAGTACTGACAATAACTTAGTACATTAATTTTAGAAAtctaaaaacagaaacaaaaatagataagaaaacacaacaaaaccaTGGAAAGGAAAGCACAACGATCATTGAAAATGAAAGCTAGTCTTAAGAAGAACTTGGCATGTAAAAAGCAGTTCAATAGATAAGCTGTAAAAATCGATTTCAGTAAACATAGTTCTGGAAGATGCATTAAGCTTCGAGATGTGGCGTAAGCACAAAAGATTTTTAACTGCAGAATTTTTGTCTTCTAGAAAAATCTATCCTATGGAACGGACGCCTCGAGCTAGTTCCCCTCCCCGTGAAGAAAGACAGCCAAGGGAACACAGAAAACGACGGGATGTCGCAGACAAAGAATCTGCTTATGTGTTACCCAAAAGGCTATTCAGAGAAGAggttacaatttatttttagtgtctCCTTAGATAGAGCTGACAGGTTAGCTAAAGATGCATCATATGATGCACATAAACTACAAAATCCATGaagtaaatacactttttctaattaaatagataatgtgaacttaaatgtaaacatgatcagTTCGGGGACAACTCGTTCGTTTAAAAACGTATTTTGGCATATACGATTAccgatattttatttattttattaaatctttGTGAGAGGAGAACACCAAACACGTAAAGATCACACCTTTAAGCTAGATCACTGATCGCAGGACCTGAGTATGGTGCTGCCACCAGCGGAGGCGATCCGTCGTCGACGACGTCGTCACAGGTACCTCAGAATCGACAAAGAAACGCAGATGTCGAAAGAACAGCTCCGACACAACATGCAGACAGGCCACACAACATGTCGTGCGTTTGTGAGTGGCCAGTCTGAACTCAGGTTTACAAAGAAAGATGACACGTGATTACAAGACGCGTGGTTTGAAAGTATCTACGAAAATGGGATTTTTAACCAGAACTTTAAGACAATTCATCATTCTGAATGTTCATACAAAATTTTGACCTTTCTATTACTAAGTCaaagttaaagtataaaaatcGTCTTGATTAGctataaatgaaaatgatagcTATGAACGGAAACTAAAAGGTTGTGGAGCAGTCATACCATAATATAGCTCATATGTGCATGGGTGTGTAATAGAGAGAAACATGTCAGTATTCTGGGCTTTGTCAAAAGATAGTGTTGTGTTTCACCTAGATCCTTCCTATGCCCATGCCATCCGATCCCACCAAGCTTCTAAAGCGCCCAGGCTCTGACGGTAAGCCTCTACGGAATTTGAAAAGGACTATAAAGACACTAAAATACCACAGAACTTACGAAAAACtcaggtgtgcgtgtgtgtgtggcaataataataataagcccGTAATTCATATAGTGCATACTCAAGCAAGGAGTGTGCTCAACGCTTATAGCacgaacgagacatggacatcatacgaaggacggaaggataaacaacactACTGATGGCTAA
This sequence is a window from Pomacea canaliculata isolate SZHN2017 linkage group LG5, ASM307304v1, whole genome shotgun sequence. Protein-coding genes within it:
- the LOC112564473 gene encoding meiotic recombination protein REC8 homolog, producing MFYSQTILCRRGRFGIIWMEATGVRKLPRRQIMSVNIIRTCRDILEKIPTKVPRVPREGELPQTFSLYLSAQLMFGTVCVYKKQQEYLLVDATSFRTRIRLELSSAIADNDLVSVAKPDQITMPDPVKMAGPKQSGFDPYFGLFKDIDVENVQLPEVQGVDEGEEEIPEQEQTMSLPLAGQVFRPEFGSPHTVSSMEEITMKEVSEQRGLFETEIPGEKDLPPLEGLELQALTEEYMQAELSPEAPEKIYPMERTPRASSPPREERQPREHRKRRDVADKESAYVLPKRLFREEDLSMVLPPAEAIRRRRRRHRYLRIDKETQMSKEQLRHNMQTGHTTCRAFILPMPMPSDPTKLLKRPGSDALWKEKTLLNLWERNCREGMSETESDKDRPIWSVPELLARRARTEELPEEGSQVLSEEDRGLALQIPEVEERRAQRPSIEIPREISLSRSMTQLAMEISSVRDESKEESLSMSRRTRGLEGLSPRLDTSPLSASARLPSGEQISRMGKMEELEVLPEEMEPGFHSPPSAQTSVESDIASAQEPVKQRVFRICHELSERELWTTFRSVCPTSMTRKQVAQHFYALLELVKMEELHVRQTEPYGPIYISTHRQNLP